The proteins below are encoded in one region of Drosophila santomea strain STO CAGO 1482 chromosome 3R, Prin_Dsan_1.1, whole genome shotgun sequence:
- the LOC120453804 gene encoding peptide deformylase, mitochondrial gives MSAPPYRHFTQIGDPVLRQRAEEVPPEDIDSMEINQIIEGMVKVLRHYDCVGVAAPQVGIPLRIIVMEFREGKQEQFKSEVYEERKMSTLPLAVFINPELEIISSQVNKHPEGCMSVRGYSAEVERYDKVRIRGIGKLGTPSEMQLEGWSARIAQHEVDHLNGNIYMDKMDLSTFKCNLWEQVNAAEGRSAIWFHK, from the exons ATGTCCGCTCCGCCATATCGTCACTTCACCCAAATCGGGGATCCTGTTCTGCGCCAAAGGGCCGAAGAAGTTCCGCCTGAGGACATCGACAGTATGGAGATCAACCAAATTATTGAGGGCATGGTGAAGGTGTTACGTCACTACGAttgcgtgggcgtggctgcgCCCCAAGTTGGAATACCGCTGCGCATTATCGTTATGGAGTTCCGGGAGGGAAAGCAAGAGCAATTCAAGTCGGAAGTCTACGAGGAGCGCAAAATGTCCACTCTGCCCTTGGCA GTCTTCATTAATCCGGAGCTGGAGATAATCAGCAGCCAAGTAAACAAACATCCCGAAGGTTGCATGAGTGTGCGTGGCTATTCCGCTGAGGTGGAGCGGTACGATAAGGTCCGGATCCGGGGAATCGGCAAGCTGGGCACTCCGTCGGAAATGCAACTGGAGGGCTGGAGCGCACGGATCGCGCAGCACGAGGTGGATCACCTGAACGGAAATATATACATGGATAAGATGGATCTCTCCACCTTTAAGTGCAACCTTTGGGAGCAAGTAAACGCGGCTGAGGGTCGATCCGCCATTTGGTTTCACAAGTAA
- the LOC120453805 gene encoding uncharacterized protein LOC120453805 translates to MLRRNNADPVIRQLILRTAVLNYLGKSLREHYKEYFILSVKIGSALELPTDSELFELQRLKTSATHRLLMREYQELLAYMLDKSDLWDSPEYFKAKSALGAAIHNLRVCAPTTPMD, encoded by the coding sequence ATGTTGCGGCGCAACAATGCCGATCCGGTCATACGGCAGCTTATTCTGCGCACTGCAGTCCTCAATTATCTTGGCAAGAGTCTGCGGGAGCATTATAAAGAATATTTCATTTTGAGCGTCAAGATTGGGAGTGCTCTAGAGCTGCCGACTGATTCCGAGCTATTTGAGTTGCAACGGCTGAAGACGTCTGCCACCCATCGTCTGCTGATGCGGGAGTACCAAGAACTGTTGGCCTACATGTTGGACAAGAGCGATCTGTGGGACAGTCCGGAGTACTTCAAGGCCAAGTCGGCCCTTGGGGCGGCTATCCACAATCTACGGGTTTGTGCACCCACCACACCAATGGACTAA
- the LOC120453916 gene encoding protein phosphatase 1 regulatory subunit 36: MKRVHVDNYTPKYYSGKWSWSAEKDCLEFEPHNDLENARERYITTNGYKFLRIIDQEEELIFRQAYVRDTGTYDFDTLVINDIRDLVLFLMPSDFLTYRFVEFMHRPAVHRLIHALIIYFEYFLRMVEFVLVRRDELADQIQSDQTIEMKKTFSIYLSQYRLLVARNYSVILKGEGDMANYYHMKEIINISDTSRDRVFHEQFLAVMTQIVWICMHRRAYNVIEMEMNRLFRSDHFVMARLEYLSFTPAERSLLYGRNHKIVNYRTQVSPLVQELEHVAEEDMPILWIGERKYRGNDKRIAEMELEYIVPGPQLRMIDVAHGILGHPKDLYNTILDLDWPTVRYSNFSLGYDPYHIIRQPHLDIPKIDALKMRKMSENYEHFYKVYRIYEPHSLQILRKWLKRDKLVQFYRSGGLLLTNVVSRCEKELAEKVPVTKVDQVISNYFKVKSRLRKGSPYEADNISITSSRIGGFNSPRQKNAPQEYYFD, translated from the coding sequence aTGAAAAGAGTCCATGTGGACAACTACACACCCAAGTACTACAGTGGCAAGTGGTCCTGGAGCGCCGAAAAGGATTGCCTGGAATTCGAGCCGCACAACGATCTGGAGAATGCCAGGGAGCGCTACATCACCACCAACGGCTACAAGTTCCTGCGCATAATCgaccaggaggaggagctcaTCTTCCGGCAGGCTTATGTGCGGGATACGGGCACCTATGACTTTGACACCTTGGTGATCAACGACATCCGCGACCTGGTTCTCTTCCTGATGCCCAGTGATTTCCTGACCTACCGGTTCGTGGAGTTCATGCACCGCCCGGCGGTTCACCGTCTGATCCATGCGCTCATCATTTACTTCGAGTACTTCCTGCGGATGGTGGAGTTTGTGCTGGTGCGACGCGATGAGCTGGCCGATCAGATCCAAAGCGATCAGACCATCGAGATGAAGAAGACCTTCTCGATCTATCTCAGTCAGTACCGACTCCTGGTGGCCCGCAACTACAGTGTGATCCTGAAGGGAGAGGGCGACATGGCCAACTACTATCATATGAAGGAGATCATCAATATTTCGGATACCAGTCGCGACCGGGTCTTCCACGAGCAGTTCCTGGCCGTGATGACCCAGATCGTGTGGATCTGCATGCATCGCCGGGCGTACAATGTCATTGAGATGGAGATGAACCGTCTGTTTCGGTCCGATCACTTCGTTATGGCACGTCTGGAGTATCTAAGCTTTACGCCGGCGGAGCGGAGTTTACTCTATGGCCGTAACCATAAGATTGTCAACTATCGCACCCAGGTATCGCCGCTCGTCCAGGAGCTGGAGCACGTGGCGGAGGAGGACATGCCCATCCTGTGGATTGGCGAGCGAAAGTACCGTGGCAACGACAAGCGCATTGccgagatggagctggagtaCATTGTGCCGGGGCCACAGCTGCGTATGATCGATGTGGCACACGGCATACTGGGGCATCCAAAGGATCTGTACAACACCATTCTAGATCTGGACTGGCCCACAGTTCGCTACTCGAACTTTTCGTTGGGCTACGATCCATACCACATTATTCGCCAGCCGCATCTGGACATTCCCAAGATCGACGCCCTGAAAATGCGCAAGATGAGCGAAAACTACGAGCATTTCTACAAGGTGTATCGCATCTACGAGCCACATAGCCTGCAGATCCTGAGGAAGTGGCTCAAGCGGGACAAGCTCGTCCAGTTCTATCGCTCCGGGGGACTGCTGCTCACCAACGTGGTGTCGCGGTGCGAGAAGGAACTGGCCGAAAAGGTCCCGGTAACCAAGGTCGACCAGGTCATCTCCAACTACTTCAAGGTGAAGTCCAGGCTGCGCAAGGGATCGCCATATGAAGCGGACAACATCAGCATCACCTCCTCGCGCATCGGGGGCTTCAATTCGCCTCGCCAGAAGAATGCCCCGCAGGAGTACTACTTCGATTGA
- the LOC120453803 gene encoding peptide deformylase, mitochondrial, with translation MRLKPLIKVCQAIVGQSRSFGTSPAASQSFRKWYQQLWTTERTNLPPYNHFTQIGDPVLRQQAALVPKEHLDSPELKAVVERMVKVLRKFDCVGIAAPQIGVSLRIIAMEFKGRVRKELPEAVYQARQMSELPLTVFINPVLTVTNYTKLKHPEGCMSVRGYSAEVERFEGVKLTGLDQQGNQSELALSGWNARIAQHEMDHLEGKLYTDHMDRSTFACTCWEAVNTKSGRVEIPFYK, from the exons ATGCGCCTGAAACCACTGATAAAAGTGTGCCAAGCGATTGTGGGACAAAGTCGATCCTTCGGAACGAGTCCTGCCGCGAGTCAGTCGTTCAGAAAGTGGTACCAACAACTGTGGACCACGGAGCGCACCAACTTGCCGCCATACAACCATTTCACCCAGATCGGAGATCCTGTTCTGAGGCAACAGGCGGCTTTGGTGCCCAAGGAGCACCTGGATAGCCCCGAGCTCAAGGCCGTCGTCGAGCGGATGGTCAAGGTGCTAAGGAAGTTCGACTGCGTCGGCATTGCGGCCCCCCAGATTGGTGTATCGCTGAGGATCATAGCCATGGAGTTCAAGGGACGGGTCCGAAAGGAGCTGCCCGAGGCAGTTTACCAGGCGCGACAAATGTCCGAGTTGCCACTGACT GTTTTCATCAATCCCGTCCTGACAGTGACGAACTACACCAAGCTGAAGCATCCAGAAGGCTGCATGAGTGTGCGAGGTTACTCTGCCGAAGTGGAGCGTTTCGAGGGTGTGAAGCTAACTGGCCTTGACCAACAAGGAAACCAAAGCGAACTGGCTCTGAGTGGGTGGAATGCCAGGATAGCACAGCACGAAATGGATCACTTGGAGGGAAAACTGTACACCGATCACATGGACCGCTCCACCTTTGCGTGCACCTGCTGGGAGGCGGTTAACACGAAATCCGGACGCGTGGAGATACCCTTCTACAAGTAG
- the LOC120453797 gene encoding uncharacterized protein LOC120453797, whose product MKRVHVDNYAPKYYSGKWSWDTEKDCLHFQAYNDLENARERYITTNGYKFLRTIDQEEELIFRQEYLLPKSNYSDVVVVGDIRNLVLYLMPKEFLSYKFVEFMYEQDTHLLLHSLIIYFEHYLRMVEFILIRRDELSGSLGQVQSEQTNDMKRTFSVYLSQYRMLVARNYCRIIGGEDRMAKYYHMKPISNISATIHDKYFHEHFLAVAIQIVWICMHRRAYYVIEMEMNRLFRSEHFVSAHPEYLTFTESERSLLYGRNKKNYNYRIQDSPLVQELKLVPEEDMPILWIGERKYRGNDIRIAEIELEYIVPGSQLRFINVSHGIMGHPKKLYNTLLSLDWPAVRFSNFSEKFDPYHIIKRPYLQIPKIGELHLRTMSERYEHFYQICKAHDPVTHHQICKWVKRDINIAFFRSGGLLTNVISRCEKELESTSSGPRVDQIISNYFKMMKKIRKEDRDVDVVLSSSRSSVTDRFSLLKGSRKPT is encoded by the coding sequence ATGAAGCGCGTTCATGTGGATAACTACGCCCCAAAGTACTACAGCGGCAAGTGGTCGTGGGATACGGAGAAAGACTGCCTCCACTTTCAGGCTTATAATGATCTGGAAAACGCCCGGGAGCGCTATATAACCACCAATGGCTACAAGTTCCTGCGCACCATCgaccaggaggaggagctcaTCTTCCGACAGGAGTATTTGCTACCGAAAAGCAACTACAGTGACGTTGTGGTGGTCGGAGATATTAGGAACTTGGTTCTTTACCTAATGCCTAAAGAATTTCTAAGCTACAAGTTCGTTGAGTTCATGTACGAGCAAGATACGCACTTGTTGCTTCACTCcttgattatatattttgagCACTATTTGCGAATGGTCGAGTTTATACTCATACGTCGGGATGAGCTGTCGGGTTCGCTTGGTCAGGTGCAGAGCGAGCAGACCAATGATATGAAACGAACATTTTCGGTATATTTGAGCCAGTATCGTATGCTTGTTGCCCGAAACTACTGCCGCATCATCGGGGGCGAGGACAGAATGGCCAAGTACTACCACATGAAGCCGATTTCCAACATATCAGCAACGATCCACGACAAGTACTTCCATGAGCATTTTCTGGCCGTGGCAATCCAGATTGTGTGGATCTGCATGCATCGCAGGGCGTACTACGTTATCGAAATGGAGATGAATCGCCTTTTCCGGTCGGAGCACTTTGTTTCCGCCCACCCTGAATACCTCACATTCACTGAATCGGAGCGCAGTCTTCTCTACGGCAGGAACAAAAAGAACTATAACTACCGAATTCAGGACTCGCCGCTTGTGCAGGAGCTTAAGCTGGTGCCTGAGGAGGATATGCCAATTTTGTGGATAGGCGAACGCAAGTACAGGGGCAATGACATACGCATTGCCGAGATTGAGCTGGAGTACATTGTGCCTGGATCACAGCTCCGCTTTATAAATGTATCGCACGGAATCATGGGCCATCCGAAGAAACTCTACAACACGCTCCTCAGCCTCGACTGGCCGGCTGTACGCTTCTCGAACTTTTCGGAGAAGTTCGATCCGTACCATATAATCAAGCGACCTTACCTGCAAATTCCCAAAATAGGAGAGCTTCACTTGCGTACAATGAGCGAGAGATATGAACACTTCTACCAGATCTGCAAGGCTCATGACCCAGTCACCCACCATCAGATCTGCAAGTGGGTCAAACGAGACATCAACATAGCGTTCTTTCGGTCCGGCGGTCTGCTCACGAACGTGATCTCGCGCTGCGAGAAGGAGCTGGAGAGCACATCTTCAGGACCTAGGGTCGATCAGATCATTTCCAACTATTTTAAGATGATGAAGAAAATACGCAAGGAGGATAGAGATGTTGATGTGGTTCTATCGTCTTCTCGTAGTAGTGTTACGGATCGATTCAGTCTACTGAAGGGGTCAAGAAAACCAACCTAA